A segment of the Coleofasciculus sp. FACHB-T130 genome:
TTGCTTGAATTTGTGCTAAATCTGCAAGGATTCAGTATTACTTAGTATGCGCGTATTTTTCATACTAAGTATTGTTCAGTATACGTATAATTACATAAACTAAAAAGCAGGTTTGAGCGTATCAGCAAAAAGCAAAAAACTCTGAAAAAGTTTAAAATTTAGATAAATAGATTACAGAATTTGAGTAAATGAGCTTTCGGGAACAGACTTCTCAGCAAGTCACAACGCAGCCTTTAATGTCTAAATTTTTACCAGCAGTTTTAGTCGCAGCTGCTTTTAGCGTTGGTGCAGCGGCACACATCCAACCAGCTTTGGCGGGAACTTGTGCGGCAAAGTGCCCCCCAGCCCCGATTCAGTTCGTACCGGGACAACGCATCACCTATGAGGTGGTAAACCTGACATCGAGTTTGGTTCAGATGCAAAAGGTGGTGGGTACCGATCCGATTCCCCTCAATCCCGGACAAGTCGTGTCTTTCACGAGGGGAGGGGGTACAGACCCGAATCTATCACTTTTGCTGTGGGATGCGACGGGTTTGCCCCTGGGAGTGAGACTTGCTAAACCGAATCCTAGAACTTTACGAATCGAAGTCCGTCCTGGTGGGCGTCCTCCAGGCGATCGCACAATTTATTTAAGAGATGACGGTCGGGTTGCTGTTTATTAAAAGCGATCGCATATCCCTATAGACCCAGTCATTTAACGAATTAAAACTGATAGGATGGGCTGAGCCAGACTGCTGGAAATACGACGCCTGTGCAAGATCGTCCTCATTCAGAATCATCCCCTCGTCCTGCCCGATTGCCCAATCATCGATGGCAAATATTTCCAGTACGAGACGAACTAGCCCAACAGTTAGCTAAAACGACGGGTCTTTCACCACTGTTGAGTCAGGTACTGATTAACCGAGGCATTGAGACGCCAGAAGAGGCACAAGCATTCCTAGATCCAGAATCTCAGGTTTTGCCCTCACCGTTGGAAGAATTTCCCGACTTGGCAATTAGTGTGGAGTTGTTGAAAGAAGCGCTCGCATCCCAGCACA
Coding sequences within it:
- a CDS encoding DHH family phosphoesterase, which translates into the protein MQDRPHSESSPRPARLPNHRWQIFPVRDELAQQLAKTTGLSPLLSQVLINRGIETPEEAQAFLDPESQVLPSPLEEFPDLAISVELLKEALASQHKIAICGDYDADGMTSTALLLRALRWLGAQVDYAIPSRMS